One region of Thiorhodovibrio frisius genomic DNA includes:
- a CDS encoding universal stress protein codes for MDEEDKILACVDQSHYADTVTDAAAWVAGRLNAPLELLHIINHQAQVAAGGDRSGAIGFDAQQHLLETLSEEDANRGRDAREQGRLFLNRLRQRVAQTGQLAPDVRQRHGDLEEVLVEQQPGVRLFVLGRRGESAEATHRDLGRNVERMIRALKKPILAVTEQFQPPRRVLIAFDGGSITRRGVELVAASPLLRDLPVYLLMSGKATRDGAKQLEWARSTLEQAGFDAPAELIPGDAERVIAESVRKLEIDMLIMGAYGHSPIRTLLFGSKTSDLLRSARIPTLLIR; via the coding sequence ATGGACGAGGAAGACAAAATCCTGGCCTGTGTCGATCAATCACACTACGCTGATACCGTCACCGACGCGGCGGCTTGGGTAGCGGGGCGGCTCAATGCCCCGCTGGAACTGCTGCATATCATCAACCACCAGGCCCAGGTCGCGGCAGGCGGGGATCGCAGCGGCGCCATTGGCTTTGATGCCCAGCAGCATTTGCTTGAAACCCTGTCAGAAGAAGACGCCAATCGCGGGCGCGACGCACGCGAACAGGGCCGGCTGTTTCTCAACCGGTTACGCCAACGCGTCGCCCAGACCGGCCAGCTCGCCCCCGATGTACGCCAGCGTCATGGCGATCTCGAAGAAGTGCTGGTTGAGCAGCAACCTGGGGTGCGTTTGTTCGTGCTCGGGCGCCGTGGTGAGTCGGCCGAGGCAACGCACCGCGACCTCGGGCGCAATGTCGAGCGCATGATTCGGGCGCTGAAAAAGCCCATTCTGGCCGTTACCGAGCAGTTTCAGCCGCCGCGCCGGGTGCTGATCGCCTTTGACGGCGGCAGCATCACCCGTCGCGGTGTCGAGCTGGTCGCGGCCAGTCCGCTTTTGCGCGATCTGCCGGTGTATCTTCTGATGTCGGGCAAGGCAACCCGAGATGGTGCCAAACAGCTCGAATGGGCCAGAAGCACGCTCGAACAGGCGGGCTTCGATGCGCCTGCGGAGCTGATTCCGGGCGACGCCGAACGGGTCATCGCCGAATCGGTGCGCAAGTTAGAGATCGACATGCTGATCATGGGCGCCTACGGACACTCGCCGATCCGCACCCTGTTGTTTGGGAGCAAAACCTCTGATCTGCTGCGCTCGGCGCGCATCCCCACGCTGCTGATTCGCTAA
- a CDS encoding encapsulin-associated ferritin-like protein, which yields MANEGYHEPIDELSAETRDMHRAIQSLMEELEAVDWYNQRVDACQDKELAGILAHNRDEEKEHAAMLLEWIRRRDAKFEGELKDYLFTDKAIAHH from the coding sequence ATGGCGAACGAAGGTTACCACGAGCCCATCGACGAACTGAGCGCCGAGACGCGCGACATGCATCGAGCGATCCAGTCGCTGATGGAGGAGCTTGAGGCGGTTGACTGGTACAACCAGCGTGTCGATGCCTGTCAGGACAAGGAGTTGGCGGGGATTCTGGCCCACAACCGCGATGAGGAAAAAGAGCATGCGGCCATGCTGCTGGAGTGGATCAGGCGCCGGGATGCGAAATTCGAAGGCGAGCTGAAAGATTATCTGTTTACTGACAAAGCCATTGCTCATCATTAG
- a CDS encoding LysR substrate-binding domain-containing protein — MNLRDLSYIVAVAETRHFGRAAERCFVSQPTLSGQVKKLEEELGVTIFERSNRSVDITAVGEDILRHARRLLEQSDAIEQVARAAQDPLAGPLRVGAIPTLSPYLMPQLLAPLRQQYPQLKLILREEVTDALLLRLRRHELDALLLATPAEDADLDQIPLFDEPFWLAHPPGHPLAAKPKITDADLEAADLLLLAEGHCLSQQVMHVCRLAERPHTSAAADLSAASLETLRHLVRAGFGCTLVPALALDSGWRDTPGISVRPLSLPDARRHISLVHRRSFPRTAALQALARVVREVLPDLAPPAGTPASPITAQAAPPVNTPDTPPDTPPVTSPVTPSATPAAAPRC, encoded by the coding sequence ATGAATTTGCGGGATCTCTCTTACATCGTCGCCGTCGCAGAAACGCGCCACTTCGGCCGCGCGGCCGAGCGCTGCTTTGTCAGCCAACCCACCCTGAGCGGTCAAGTTAAAAAGCTTGAGGAAGAGCTCGGCGTGACCATCTTTGAGCGCAGCAACCGCTCGGTCGACATCACCGCCGTGGGCGAGGATATTCTGCGCCACGCACGCCGACTGCTGGAGCAATCCGACGCCATTGAGCAGGTCGCGCGCGCCGCGCAGGACCCACTCGCCGGGCCGCTGCGCGTCGGTGCCATCCCGACACTCAGCCCCTATCTGATGCCGCAACTGCTCGCGCCCCTGCGCCAGCAGTATCCGCAGCTCAAGCTGATCCTGCGCGAAGAGGTCACGGACGCCCTGCTGCTGCGCTTGCGCCGGCACGAGCTAGACGCCCTGCTGCTCGCCACTCCGGCGGAGGATGCCGATCTCGACCAGATCCCGCTGTTTGACGAACCCTTCTGGCTCGCCCATCCGCCCGGGCATCCGCTAGCGGCCAAGCCCAAGATCACCGATGCCGACCTCGAGGCGGCCGACCTGCTGCTGCTGGCTGAGGGACACTGTTTAAGCCAGCAGGTCATGCATGTGTGCCGCCTGGCCGAACGCCCACACACCAGCGCGGCAGCCGATCTCAGTGCCGCCAGCCTCGAGACCCTGCGCCATCTGGTGCGCGCCGGCTTCGGCTGCACTCTGGTGCCCGCGCTGGCGCTCGACAGCGGCTGGCGCGACACACCTGGCATCAGCGTGCGCCCCCTGTCGCTGCCGGATGCGCGGCGGCACATCTCGCTGGTGCATCGCCGCAGCTTTCCGCGCACGGCGGCGCTTCAGGCTCTGGCCCGGGTCGTGCGCGAGGTGCTGCCAGATTTGGCGCCGCCCGCGGGCACCCCTGCCAGCCCAATCACTGCGCAGGCTGCTCCGCCAGTCAATACCCCAGACACTCCCCCAGACACGCCTCCAGTCACTTCGCCAGTGACTCCCTCGGCCACACCAGCGGCGGCGCCGAGGTGCTAG
- a CDS encoding DEAD/DEAH box helicase family protein: MKLHQDLLLFDFLSAALGGDFAALSAACKDADHRRRADGQSHWCGVLEARASKFAAGPLTIPLDQHALRRYDLNILKHEARLAERRAGFRLKFFQYLALLYAEVFLDRLTTDAAQLLLDLEGFRKARFGHQAPLQAPDLLKLAFWMATGAGKTLLLHLNYLQFLDYGLFKPANILLLAPSRGLADQHLRDLEQSGIPACHALERCACYAGIQVLEITKLYVPEPGKAGPRSGESLPTEHFEGPNLLLVDEGHKGTASETDAKEERAWRNIREALAANGGFTIEYSATFAQVAEKDAVLHAEYARCILFDYAYRSFYRDGYGKDYWVANLQGDEGNTQEELLLMGGLLAFYQQRRYFDAEPDARSQYLIEPPLMVFIGDKVSAGKAPEVLEVMRFLDRVCRDKAWAVRLAGRVLSADTDLTRPDGADLFADRFPYLARLNLKPERVIADLRRDLFLAEGDADSGLSLHLIKGADGEIGIRARASARDAYCGVINVGDPGNLLKRIEADPEISIATDEDDSISPSLFKALDAADSTVSFLVGSKKFLEGWSSWRVSTMGLLKVGQNAGAQVLQLFGRGVRLKGLQFSMRRSGSLDGALAREHPPHLPLLETLNIFGLRTKYLATFLNTLQREDLELPVVMRLPIDVRPGIGAARLSYPKVRDDFRFKDRSIRFDPTASSTQLNLMPMLGVGDKDGFAASARKVHWQTLGGVRALLPMELLYRDALAHKARKDWCNLYIAREDIDTFMEQSAHLAAPPEVLAPRTTKDLERLTNAARTLIEQGIDRFYLRLQRTEETQNSQLELFDATHANIPRLGEPPIPAYELHVPPNRVTEVRAIIEQQRKRLDEDTREPLPRLHLDEHLYAPLLLASDGLPDGAAVVKSVPMGLVGSERRFLLDLRAYWYDAWEAPDWDDIDVFLLRNLPKKGIGFFQTGGFYPDFMLWMQRGDQQALAFVEPHGVVHQEQEKLDLLGFIRGDLAQQLRFPIFAFIVTDTELKQVKWLTGTDKEKRAKLRAQHVLTMDGSEYIEAMLREMLAALTQRTLNPDAP; encoded by the coding sequence ATGAAGCTGCATCAGGACCTGCTGCTGTTCGACTTTCTCTCGGCGGCGCTCGGCGGAGATTTTGCGGCCCTGTCCGCTGCCTGCAAGGATGCCGACCACAGGCGTCGCGCGGACGGGCAGAGCCATTGGTGCGGCGTGCTGGAGGCGCGCGCGTCGAAGTTCGCGGCTGGGCCGCTGACGATACCGCTGGACCAGCACGCGCTGCGCCGTTACGACCTGAATATTCTCAAGCACGAGGCCCGGCTAGCCGAGCGCCGCGCGGGCTTTCGGCTGAAGTTCTTCCAATACCTGGCGCTGCTGTATGCGGAGGTGTTTCTCGACCGACTCACCACGGATGCCGCGCAATTGCTGCTGGACCTGGAGGGGTTCCGCAAGGCCCGCTTCGGCCATCAGGCGCCGCTGCAAGCGCCGGACCTGCTGAAGCTCGCCTTCTGGATGGCGACCGGCGCCGGCAAGACCCTGCTGCTGCATCTGAACTATTTGCAGTTTTTGGACTACGGCCTGTTCAAACCCGCCAATATCCTGCTGCTCGCGCCGAGTCGGGGGCTGGCCGACCAGCATCTTCGGGATCTGGAGCAAAGCGGCATCCCTGCCTGCCATGCGCTGGAGCGCTGCGCCTGCTATGCGGGTATTCAGGTGTTGGAAATCACCAAGCTCTATGTGCCGGAACCGGGCAAGGCTGGCCCGCGCTCCGGCGAAAGCCTGCCCACGGAGCATTTCGAGGGGCCGAATCTGCTGCTGGTGGACGAGGGCCACAAGGGGACGGCCAGCGAAACCGATGCCAAGGAGGAGCGCGCCTGGCGCAACATCCGCGAGGCGCTGGCTGCGAACGGCGGCTTCACCATCGAATACAGCGCGACCTTTGCCCAGGTGGCCGAGAAGGACGCTGTGCTGCATGCCGAGTATGCCCGCTGCATCCTGTTCGATTACGCCTACCGGAGTTTCTACCGCGACGGCTATGGCAAGGACTATTGGGTCGCCAATCTGCAAGGTGATGAGGGCAATACGCAGGAGGAACTGCTGCTGATGGGGGGCTTGCTGGCCTTTTACCAGCAGCGCCGATACTTCGATGCCGAGCCCGATGCGCGCAGCCAGTACCTGATCGAGCCACCGCTGATGGTTTTTATCGGCGACAAGGTGAGCGCAGGCAAGGCACCAGAGGTGTTGGAGGTCATGCGCTTTTTGGATCGGGTCTGTCGCGACAAAGCATGGGCGGTGCGGCTTGCGGGCCGAGTGCTGAGCGCCGACACCGACCTGACACGCCCGGATGGCGCCGATCTGTTTGCGGATCGCTTTCCCTATCTGGCAAGGCTGAACCTCAAGCCCGAGCGCGTTATTGCGGATCTGCGCCGGGATCTGTTTCTGGCCGAAGGCGATGCCGACAGCGGTCTGAGCCTGCATCTCATCAAGGGCGCTGACGGTGAAATCGGCATCCGTGCCCGCGCCAGCGCGCGTGATGCCTATTGCGGCGTCATCAACGTCGGGGACCCAGGTAATTTGCTAAAACGGATCGAAGCCGACCCCGAGATCAGCATAGCGACCGACGAGGACGACAGCATCAGCCCCTCGCTGTTCAAGGCGCTGGACGCGGCCGACAGCACTGTGTCCTTCCTGGTGGGTTCCAAGAAGTTTCTGGAGGGCTGGAGCAGTTGGCGCGTCTCCACCATGGGGCTGCTAAAAGTCGGGCAGAACGCTGGCGCACAAGTGCTGCAACTGTTCGGGCGCGGCGTCCGGCTTAAGGGCTTGCAGTTTTCCATGCGCCGCTCTGGGTCGCTGGACGGGGCGCTGGCGCGTGAACATCCGCCGCATCTGCCGCTGCTGGAAACCCTGAACATTTTCGGTCTGCGCACCAAGTATCTCGCTACCTTTCTGAACACGCTGCAACGCGAAGACCTGGAGCTTCCGGTGGTGATGCGCCTGCCCATTGATGTGCGACCAGGCATCGGCGCGGCGCGGCTGAGCTATCCGAAGGTCCGCGATGATTTCCGCTTCAAGGACCGGAGTATCCGCTTCGACCCGACAGCATCTTCGACGCAGTTGAATCTGATGCCGATGCTTGGCGTCGGCGACAAGGACGGCTTCGCGGCCAGCGCGCGCAAGGTCCACTGGCAGACGCTCGGCGGTGTGCGAGCGCTCTTGCCGATGGAGTTGCTGTACCGAGATGCGCTCGCCCACAAGGCGCGCAAGGACTGGTGCAACCTGTACATCGCCCGCGAGGATATCGACACCTTCATGGAGCAAAGCGCCCATCTCGCCGCTCCCCCGGAGGTGCTGGCGCCGCGCACGACCAAGGACTTGGAGCGCCTGACCAATGCGGCACGAACGCTGATCGAGCAGGGCATTGATCGGTTTTACTTGCGCCTTCAGCGGACAGAGGAAACACAGAACTCTCAGCTCGAACTATTCGACGCAACCCATGCCAATATCCCGCGCCTGGGTGAGCCGCCGATACCCGCTTACGAGCTGCATGTGCCGCCAAACCGGGTGACGGAGGTCCGCGCCATTATCGAGCAACAGCGCAAGCGCCTGGACGAAGACACGCGCGAGCCACTGCCGCGCCTGCACCTGGACGAGCACCTCTATGCCCCGTTGCTGCTGGCCAGCGATGGGCTACCCGATGGCGCGGCAGTGGTGAAGTCGGTACCGATGGGACTCGTCGGCAGCGAGCGGCGCTTTCTGCTGGATCTGCGCGCCTACTGGTACGACGCTTGGGAGGCACCGGATTGGGACGATATTGACGTCTTCCTGCTGCGCAATCTGCCGAAGAAGGGCATCGGTTTCTTTCAGACCGGGGGCTTCTATCCGGACTTCATGCTCTGGATGCAGCGCGGCGACCAGCAGGCGCTCGCTTTCGTCGAGCCCCATGGCGTCGTCCATCAGGAACAGGAAAAGCTCGACCTGCTCGGATTCATTCGCGGCGATCTGGCGCAGCAATTGCGCTTCCCCATTTTCGCCTTCATCGTCACCGACACGGAACTGAAGCAAGTCAAGTGGCTGACAGGTACCGACAAGGAGAAGCGTGCCAAGCTGCGAGCCCAACATGTGCTAACCATGGATGGATCGGAGTACATTGAGGCGATGCTGCGCGAGATGCTTGCCGCGCTGACACAACGAACCCTGAACCCCGATGCCCCTTGA
- a CDS encoding SulP family inorganic anion transporter: MKSIRQDWFSNIRNDLLAGLVVALALIPEAIAFSIIAGVDPKVGLYAAFSIATVTAFVGARPGMISAATGAMALLMIGLVKEHGLQYLLAATVLTGLLQILAGTLRLGSLMRFISRSVVTGFVNALAILIFMAQIPELTHEGVTWEVYALVAAGLCIIYLFPYLTKAIPSPLVTILILTGVTIYLDLDVHTVGDMGQLPDTLPVFLLPDIPLNFETLQIIFPVSVTLAVVGLLESLMTATIVDDLTDSSSNKNRECVGQGVANVTTGFLGGMAGCAMIGQSVINVKSGGRGRLSTLTAGVCLLLMVVFAGDWVAQIPMAALVSVMIMVSIGTFNWASIRNLREHPLAANVVMLSTVVVVVATHDLAQGVLVGVLLSGFFFAHKVGQVLYVSSVSLDEGRTRAYLVIGQVFFASADRFVASFDFKEVIERVRIDVSRAHFWDITAVSALDKVVIKFRREGTEVEVVGLNEASATLIDKFAVHDKPEAVEQLMGH; this comes from the coding sequence ATGAAATCCATCCGTCAGGACTGGTTCTCTAACATTCGCAACGATTTGCTCGCCGGCCTGGTGGTCGCCTTGGCGCTCATTCCCGAGGCCATCGCTTTTTCCATCATCGCCGGTGTCGACCCCAAGGTCGGACTCTACGCTGCCTTCTCCATCGCCACGGTCACCGCCTTTGTCGGCGCCCGACCGGGCATGATTTCTGCCGCTACCGGCGCCATGGCGCTGCTGATGATCGGCCTTGTCAAGGAGCATGGTCTGCAATACCTGCTGGCCGCGACCGTGCTGACCGGGCTATTGCAAATCCTGGCCGGCACCTTGCGCCTCGGCAGTCTGATGCGCTTTATCTCGCGCTCGGTGGTGACCGGTTTTGTCAATGCACTGGCGATTCTGATCTTCATGGCGCAGATCCCGGAGCTGACCCATGAGGGCGTGACCTGGGAGGTCTATGCGCTGGTGGCCGCTGGCCTTTGCATCATCTATCTGTTCCCCTATCTGACCAAGGCCATCCCCTCGCCGCTGGTCACTATTCTGATCCTGACCGGCGTGACCATTTATTTGGATCTTGATGTGCATACCGTGGGCGATATGGGACAGCTCCCGGATACCCTGCCGGTGTTTCTGCTGCCGGATATTCCGCTGAATTTTGAAACCTTGCAGATTATCTTTCCGGTGTCGGTCACTCTGGCTGTGGTCGGGTTGCTCGAGTCCCTGATGACCGCGACTATCGTCGATGATCTGACCGACTCCAGCAGCAACAAGAATCGCGAATGTGTCGGCCAGGGTGTGGCCAATGTCACCACCGGCTTTCTCGGCGGTATGGCCGGCTGTGCCATGATCGGCCAGTCGGTCATTAACGTGAAATCCGGCGGGCGCGGACGGCTTTCGACCCTGACCGCCGGCGTCTGCTTGCTGCTGATGGTGGTGTTCGCCGGCGACTGGGTGGCGCAGATCCCCATGGCGGCCTTGGTGTCGGTGATGATCATGGTGTCCATCGGTACCTTCAATTGGGCCTCGATTCGCAACCTGCGCGAGCACCCGCTGGCTGCCAATGTGGTGATGCTCTCGACCGTCGTGGTGGTGGTCGCCACCCATGACCTGGCGCAAGGAGTGCTGGTCGGCGTGCTGCTGTCGGGCTTCTTCTTTGCCCACAAGGTCGGGCAGGTGCTTTATGTCAGCTCGGTGTCGCTCGATGAAGGTCGCACCCGCGCCTATCTGGTCATTGGACAGGTGTTTTTTGCCTCGGCGGATCGCTTCGTTGCCTCCTTTGATTTTAAAGAGGTGATTGAGCGGGTGCGCATTGATGTCAGTCGGGCGCATTTCTGGGACATCACCGCCGTGAGCGCGCTCGATAAGGTGGTGATCAAATTCCGCCGCGAGGGCACCGAGGTCGAAGTGGTGGGTCTGAATGAAGCCAGTGCTACCCTGATTGACAAGTTCGCGGTGCATGACAAGCCCGAGGCGGTCGAGCAGTTGATGGGGCACTGA
- the rlmKL gene encoding bifunctional 23S rRNA (guanine(2069)-N(7))-methyltransferase RlmK/23S rRNA (guanine(2445)-N(2))-methyltransferase RlmL: MLELATPPSEAPDQHHFFVTAARHLETLLAEELRGLGIPEVRETRAGVACAGALADAYRVCLWSRVASRVLLPLAEWPAADPDALYAGIAAIDWSQHLGPEQTLAIHVDSARSGIDHTHFAALRIKDAIVDQFRERSGQRPSVDTAQPDIRLYCRLFRDQAALSLDLSGDALHRRGYRTEAGAASIKENLAAALLLRARWPAIAAAGGALVDPMCGAGTLVIEAALMAADRAPGLNRAHWGFSAWRGHDAAAWNGLREEAEARASKGLESLGRLCGYDRDSAAIRMAYANLERAGLAGRLHFERRELADCQPCGQVRQGLVISNPPYGERLGAKENLVPLYRTLGQVLRERFDGWQGAVLTANPELGRNMGLRAHRMHRLFNGPLDCQLLHFDIRSEAHVDDSPRPLPPEDRGPGAEMLANRLRKNQKSLNSWLKQQDIGCYRLYDADLPEYALAIDIYSAAAADANSGADAKAGASARPRASVEHDAGMQRLAHVQEYAAPPDIDPRAARRRLREAMGVISETLGIARENLFFKVRQRQRGNAQYDRQGQAEQFFEVREAGLRFLVNLQDHLDTGLFLDHRQTRALIGQLAQGKRFLNLFGYTGAASVHAAAGGALSTLTVDLSRTYCDWAQRNLALNGFAPPAHRVEQADCLQWIERPRWDKFGLIFLDPPSFSTSKRMRGSFDIQRDHVRLIQQTARLLEPDGELIFSTNLRRFKLETEALADLAIEDLKPRTLPRDFKRNARIHHCWRFRHRH; this comes from the coding sequence GTGCTAGAGCTCGCAACACCGCCCAGCGAGGCACCGGATCAGCACCACTTTTTCGTCACCGCTGCCCGGCATCTTGAGACCCTGCTCGCCGAGGAGCTGCGCGGCCTTGGCATCCCCGAGGTGCGCGAGACCCGCGCTGGCGTCGCCTGCGCCGGCGCCCTGGCCGATGCCTATCGGGTGTGCCTGTGGTCGCGCGTCGCCAGCCGGGTGCTGTTGCCGCTGGCGGAATGGCCCGCTGCCGATCCCGATGCACTCTACGCCGGCATCGCCGCCATCGACTGGTCGCAACATCTGGGGCCGGAGCAAACCCTGGCAATTCATGTCGACAGCGCCCGTTCCGGCATCGATCACACCCATTTCGCCGCCCTGCGCATTAAGGATGCCATTGTCGATCAGTTCCGCGAGCGCAGCGGCCAAAGGCCCAGCGTCGATACCGCCCAGCCCGACATCCGCCTTTACTGTCGGCTGTTTCGCGATCAGGCCGCGCTCAGCCTGGACCTGTCGGGCGATGCGCTGCACAGGCGCGGTTATCGCACCGAAGCCGGCGCGGCCAGCATCAAGGAGAACCTGGCCGCCGCCCTGCTGCTGCGCGCGCGCTGGCCTGCGATTGCCGCCGCCGGCGGCGCCCTGGTCGACCCCATGTGCGGTGCCGGTACCTTAGTGATTGAGGCCGCGCTGATGGCCGCCGACCGCGCGCCTGGGCTAAACCGCGCGCACTGGGGCTTTAGCGCCTGGCGCGGACATGATGCAGCAGCCTGGAACGGCTTGCGCGAGGAGGCCGAAGCACGCGCGAGCAAAGGACTGGAAAGCCTTGGCCGCCTGTGCGGCTATGACCGCGACAGCGCCGCCATTCGCATGGCCTATGCCAACCTGGAGCGCGCCGGTCTGGCCGGGCGCCTGCATTTCGAGCGCCGCGAGCTGGCCGACTGCCAGCCCTGTGGTCAGGTGCGGCAGGGGCTGGTCATCAGCAACCCGCCTTATGGCGAACGCCTCGGTGCCAAGGAGAATCTGGTGCCGCTCTACCGCACGCTCGGACAGGTCCTGCGCGAGCGCTTCGACGGCTGGCAGGGCGCGGTATTGACCGCCAACCCCGAGCTTGGCCGCAACATGGGCCTGCGCGCGCACCGCATGCACCGGCTGTTCAACGGCCCGCTCGACTGCCAGTTGCTGCATTTCGACATCCGCTCTGAGGCGCATGTGGATGACAGCCCGCGCCCGCTGCCACCCGAGGACCGTGGCCCCGGCGCCGAGATGCTCGCCAACCGGCTGCGCAAAAATCAGAAAAGCCTGAATAGCTGGCTCAAGCAGCAGGACATCGGCTGCTATCGGCTCTATGACGCCGATTTGCCCGAATATGCCCTGGCCATCGACATCTACTCGGCTGCCGCAGCGGACGCCAACAGCGGGGCTGACGCGAAGGCGGGGGCGAGCGCGAGACCTCGCGCTAGCGTAGAGCACGACGCTGGCATGCAAAGGCTCGCCCATGTGCAGGAATATGCTGCACCGCCCGACATCGACCCACGCGCGGCACGCCGGCGTCTGCGCGAGGCCATGGGGGTAATCAGCGAAACCCTGGGCATCGCGCGTGAGAACCTGTTCTTTAAGGTGCGACAGCGCCAACGCGGCAACGCGCAATACGACAGACAGGGCCAAGCGGAGCAGTTCTTTGAAGTGCGCGAAGCCGGGCTGCGCTTTCTGGTCAACCTGCAAGACCATCTCGACACCGGGCTGTTTCTCGACCACCGCCAGACCCGCGCGCTCATCGGGCAGCTCGCGCAGGGGAAGCGGTTTTTGAATCTCTTCGGCTACACAGGTGCGGCCAGCGTACATGCCGCAGCGGGTGGTGCGCTCTCGACCCTCACAGTCGATCTATCGCGCACCTACTGCGACTGGGCGCAGCGCAATCTGGCGCTCAACGGCTTCGCGCCACCCGCGCACAGAGTTGAACAAGCCGACTGCCTGCAATGGATCGAGCGTCCGCGTTGGGACAAATTCGGGCTGATTTTTCTCGACCCACCGAGCTTTTCGACGTCCAAGCGGATGCGCGGCAGCTTCGATATTCAGCGCGACCATGTCAGGCTGATCCAGCAGACCGCCCGGCTGCTCGAGCCGGACGGCGAGCTGATCTTCTCCACCAATCTGCGCCGCTTCAAGCTGGAAACCGAAGCCCTAGCGGACCTAGCGATTGAGGACTTGAAGCCCCGCACCTTGCCGCGAGACTTCAAGCGCAACGCGCGCATTCATCATTGCTGGCGCTTCCGTCATCGCCACTGA